A genomic segment from Bombus huntii isolate Logan2020A chromosome 13, iyBomHunt1.1, whole genome shotgun sequence encodes:
- the LOC126872463 gene encoding importin subunit beta-1 isoform X3, which produces MQMDPTTVQLIQVLERTVSSNKNELEAAQNFLEQAARTNLHEFLQRLSGVLVNATASPVARMAAGLQLKNQLTSKDPDLKCQYQQRWLAIPVETREYIKKNIFGALGTENNRPGSAAQCVAYVAVAELPVREWTNVIHLLVNNVVNPNSTEILKEATLEAIGYICQDIESDVLVPQSNEILTAIIHGMKGSSTSHYVRLAATSALYNSLEFTKGNFEIETERNFIMEVVCEATQSLNTQVKVAALQCLVKIMSLYYQYMEPYMAPALFPITLEAMKSDIDEVALQGIEFWSNVSDEEVDLAMEEGEATDGGRPPVKVSRHYAKGALQYLVPVLMKKLTKQEEFDDEDDWNPSKAAGVCLMLLSSCCEDAIVPFVLPFVKDNIKSHDWRYRDAALMAFGSILGGVDHATLKPLVEQAMPTLIELMYDSSVAVRDTAAWTFGRICEIIPQAAISETYLKPLLEALINGLKAEPRVAANVCWAFTGLAEASYEAAEGLEGQNPETCCMSQYFDFIIQRLLETTDRPDGAQANLRSAAYEALMDMVKNSPRDCYLTVQKTTMVILERLQQVLQMETHIQSHSDRAQYNDLQSLLCATLQSVLRKVTPEDAPHISDVIMTALLSMFNSNSCKAEGVQEDALMAVSTLVEVLGEGFLKYMDAFKPYLCLGLKNHAEYQVCCAAVGLTGDICRALKNKMLPYCDEIMTLLLENLGNNSVNRSVKPQIFSVFGDVALSIGPEFKKYLDVVLQTLAQASQANVDRSDYDMIDYLNELREGVLEAYTGIVQGLRGDVSNPCPDTAIALVEPHVPFIIQFITSIAQDREHSEGNIAASVGLLGDLVTVFGVKLLPMVETEPLTEFLTKARRSRTEKTKTLANWAAKEIRKLKNVANSTSS; this is translated from the exons ATGCAAATGGATCCAACGACAGTACAGCTTATCCAGGTTCTAGAGAGAACCGTCTCCTCGA ACAAAAATGAGTTGGAAGCAGCTCAAAACTTTCTTGAGCAGGCAGCAAGAACTAATCTT CATGAATTTTTGCAAAGACTCAGCGGCGTGCTGGTTAATGCCACTGCAAGCCCAGTTGCTCGTATGGCAGCAGGTCTTCAGCTCAAAAATCAACTTACATCTAAAGATCCAGATTTAAAATGTCAATATCAACAACGTTGGCTTGCTATTCCTGTAGAAACAAGGGAATATATTAAGAAGAAT ATTTTTGGGGCACTTGGAACGGAGAACAACAGGCCAGGTTCTGCAGCACAATGTGTTGCATATGTAGCAGTTGCTGAATTACCTGTTCGTGAATGGACCAATGTCATTCATCTGTTAGTCAATAATGTTGTAAATCCAAACAGCACAGAGATATTAAAGGAAGCAACTTTAGAAGCCATCGGTTATATTTGTCAAGATATAGAAAGCGATGTTTTGGTACCCCAGTCTAATGAGATTCTCACTGCTATCATTCATGGTATGAAAGGATCGAGTACCTCGCATTATGTTCGCCTTGCAGCTACGAGTGCACTCTATAATTCATTAGAATTTACCAAAGGAAATTTTGAGATAGAG ACTGAGAGAAACTTCATTATGGAGGTGGTATGTGAGGCAACGCAGTCCTTAAACACCCAAGTTAAAGTAGCTGCTTTACAGTGTCTTGTAAAAATTATGTCACTGTATTATCAATATATGGAGCCCTACATGGCTCCAGCACTTTTCCCAATTACTCTAGAAGCTATGAAGTCAGATATCGATGAAGTTGCACTGCAAGGAATTGAGTTTTGGTCAAACGTATCTGACGAGGAGGTAGATTTAGCCATGGAAGAGGGCGAAGCTACCGATGGTGGTAGACCGCCAGTCAAAGTATCGAGACATTATGCAAAGGGCGCTTTGCAGTATCTGGTACCTGTTTTGATGAAGAAGCTCACTAAACAAGAAGAATTTGATGACGAAGACGATTGGAATCCCTCAAAAGCTGCTGGAGTGTGTTTAATGTTATTATCCTCTTGTTGCGAGGATGCCATTGTTCCGTTTGTTCTTCCTTTTGTCAAGGATAACATTAAAAGTCACGACTGGAGGTATCGGGATGCAGCATTAATGGCCTTTGGTTCTATTCTTGGGGGTGTTGATCATGCTACCTTGAAACCTTTGGTAGAGCAAGCAATGCCAACGCTTATCGAACTAATGTACGACAGCAGTGTCGCGGTAAGGGACACAGCTGCATGGACGTTTGGTCGAATTTGTGAGATCATACCACAAGCAGCGATTAGTGAGACATACCTGAAACCATTGTTAGAGGCTTTGATAAATGGTTTGAAGGCAGAACCTCGCGTTGCAGCAAACGTTTGTTGGGCGTTCACGGGTCTTGCAGAAGCTAGCTACGAGGCTGCAGAAGGTCTCGAGGGACAGAATCCGGAAACGTGTTGCATGTCTCaatactttgattttatcaTTCAGAGATTGTTGGAAACGACGGATCGTCCGGATGGAGCTCAAGCTAACTTACGATCGGCTGCTTATGAAGCACTGATGGACATGGTGAAGAACTCTCCGCGCGATTGTTATTTAACCGTGCAGAAGACGACGATGGTAATTCTGGAGAGATTGCAGCAGGTACTGCAAATGGAGACACATATCCAGAGCCATTCGGATCGTGCTCAATATAATGATTTGCAATCGTTGTTATGCGCAACTTTGCAATCTGTGCTACGTAAAGTTACACCGGAGGATGCTCCGCACATCTCTGATGTAATAATGACAGCATTGTTGTCTATGTTCAACTCGAATTCTTGCAAAGCCGAGGGTGTACAAGAGGATGCTCTTATGGCTGTTTCGACTCTAGTCGAAGTCCTTGGAGAAGGTTTCTTGAAGTACATGGATGCATTCAAACCATATCTCTGTCTTGGCTTAAAGAATCATGCAGAATATCAAGTTTGTTGCGCCGCTGTTGGTCTGACCGGAGACATTTGTCGGGCCCTAAAAAACAAAATGTTACCCTATTGCGATGAGATCATGACCCTCTTGCTGGAAAATCTTGGCAATAATTCGGTCAATCGTTCCGTGAAGCCTCAAATCTTCTCCGTTTTCGGTGATGTCGCTCTCAGTATTGGTCCTgaattcaagaaatatttggaTGTGGTACTTCAAACATTGGCTCAGGCTTCTCAAGCAAATGTAGATAGAAGCGATTACGATATGATCGATTATCTGAACGAATTACGAGAGGGCGTCCTTGAAGCTTATACTGGTATAGTGCAAGGACTGCGCGGTGATGTATCGAATCCTTGCCCAGATACAGCAATTGCTCTGGTAGAGCCGCACGTGCCCTTCATTATCCAGTTCATCACGTCGATAGCACAGGACCGTGAGCATTCTGAAGGCAATATTGCAGCTTCTGTAGGCTTGCTTGGTGACCTCGTCACCGTGTTTGGAGTAAAACTCTTGCCGATGGTAGAAACTGAACCACTTACGGAGTTCTTAACCAAGGCTAGACGATCACGTACTGAGAAGACTAAAACTTTGGCTAACTGGGCTGCTAAAGAGATTCGGAAGCTCAAGAATGTTGCTAACTCTACGTCCAGTTG
- the LOC126872463 gene encoding importin subunit beta-1 isoform X1, protein MQMDPTTVQLIQVLERTVSSNKNELEAAQNFLEQAARTNLHEFLQRLSGVLVNATASPVARMAAGLQLKNQLTSKDPDLKCQYQQRWLAIPVETREYIKKNIFGALGTENNRPGSAAQCVAYVAVAELPVREWTNVIHLLVNNVVNPNSTEILKEATLEAIGYICQDIESDVLVPQSNEILTAIIHGMKGSSTSHYVRLAATSALYNSLEFTKGNFEIETERNFIMEVVCEATQSLNTQVKVAALQCLVKIMSLYYQYMEPYMAPALFPITLEAMKSDIDEVALQGIEFWSNVSDEEVDLAMEEGEATDGGRPPVKVSRHYAKGALQYLVPVLMKKLTKQEEFDDEDDWNPSKAAGVCLMLLSSCCEDAIVPFVLPFVKDNIKSHDWRYRDAALMAFGSILGGVDHATLKPLVEQAMPTLIELMYDSSVAVRDTAAWTFGRICEIIPQAAISETYLKPLLEALINGLKAEPRVAANVCWAFTGLAEASYEAAEGLEGQNPETCCMSQYFDFIIQRLLETTDRPDGAQANLRSAAYEALMDMVKNSPRDCYLTVQKTTMVILERLQQVLQMETHIQSHSDRAQYNDLQSLLCATLQSVLRKVTPEDAPHISDVIMTALLSMFNSNSCKAEGVQEDALMAVSTLVEVLGEGFLKYMDAFKPYLCLGLKNHAEYQVCCAAVGLTGDICRALKNKMLPYCDEIMTLLLENLGNNSVNRSVKPQIFSVFGDVALSIGPEFKKYLDVVLQTLAQASQANVDRSDYDMIDYLNELREGVLEAYTGIVQGLRGDVSNPCPDTAIALVEPHVPFIIQFITSIAQDREHSEGNIAASVGLLGDLVTVFGVKLLPMVETEPLTEFLTKARRSRTEKTKTLANWAAKEIRKLKNVANSTSSW, encoded by the exons ATGCAAATGGATCCAACGACAGTACAGCTTATCCAGGTTCTAGAGAGAACCGTCTCCTCGA ACAAAAATGAGTTGGAAGCAGCTCAAAACTTTCTTGAGCAGGCAGCAAGAACTAATCTT CATGAATTTTTGCAAAGACTCAGCGGCGTGCTGGTTAATGCCACTGCAAGCCCAGTTGCTCGTATGGCAGCAGGTCTTCAGCTCAAAAATCAACTTACATCTAAAGATCCAGATTTAAAATGTCAATATCAACAACGTTGGCTTGCTATTCCTGTAGAAACAAGGGAATATATTAAGAAGAAT ATTTTTGGGGCACTTGGAACGGAGAACAACAGGCCAGGTTCTGCAGCACAATGTGTTGCATATGTAGCAGTTGCTGAATTACCTGTTCGTGAATGGACCAATGTCATTCATCTGTTAGTCAATAATGTTGTAAATCCAAACAGCACAGAGATATTAAAGGAAGCAACTTTAGAAGCCATCGGTTATATTTGTCAAGATATAGAAAGCGATGTTTTGGTACCCCAGTCTAATGAGATTCTCACTGCTATCATTCATGGTATGAAAGGATCGAGTACCTCGCATTATGTTCGCCTTGCAGCTACGAGTGCACTCTATAATTCATTAGAATTTACCAAAGGAAATTTTGAGATAGAG ACTGAGAGAAACTTCATTATGGAGGTGGTATGTGAGGCAACGCAGTCCTTAAACACCCAAGTTAAAGTAGCTGCTTTACAGTGTCTTGTAAAAATTATGTCACTGTATTATCAATATATGGAGCCCTACATGGCTCCAGCACTTTTCCCAATTACTCTAGAAGCTATGAAGTCAGATATCGATGAAGTTGCACTGCAAGGAATTGAGTTTTGGTCAAACGTATCTGACGAGGAGGTAGATTTAGCCATGGAAGAGGGCGAAGCTACCGATGGTGGTAGACCGCCAGTCAAAGTATCGAGACATTATGCAAAGGGCGCTTTGCAGTATCTGGTACCTGTTTTGATGAAGAAGCTCACTAAACAAGAAGAATTTGATGACGAAGACGATTGGAATCCCTCAAAAGCTGCTGGAGTGTGTTTAATGTTATTATCCTCTTGTTGCGAGGATGCCATTGTTCCGTTTGTTCTTCCTTTTGTCAAGGATAACATTAAAAGTCACGACTGGAGGTATCGGGATGCAGCATTAATGGCCTTTGGTTCTATTCTTGGGGGTGTTGATCATGCTACCTTGAAACCTTTGGTAGAGCAAGCAATGCCAACGCTTATCGAACTAATGTACGACAGCAGTGTCGCGGTAAGGGACACAGCTGCATGGACGTTTGGTCGAATTTGTGAGATCATACCACAAGCAGCGATTAGTGAGACATACCTGAAACCATTGTTAGAGGCTTTGATAAATGGTTTGAAGGCAGAACCTCGCGTTGCAGCAAACGTTTGTTGGGCGTTCACGGGTCTTGCAGAAGCTAGCTACGAGGCTGCAGAAGGTCTCGAGGGACAGAATCCGGAAACGTGTTGCATGTCTCaatactttgattttatcaTTCAGAGATTGTTGGAAACGACGGATCGTCCGGATGGAGCTCAAGCTAACTTACGATCGGCTGCTTATGAAGCACTGATGGACATGGTGAAGAACTCTCCGCGCGATTGTTATTTAACCGTGCAGAAGACGACGATGGTAATTCTGGAGAGATTGCAGCAGGTACTGCAAATGGAGACACATATCCAGAGCCATTCGGATCGTGCTCAATATAATGATTTGCAATCGTTGTTATGCGCAACTTTGCAATCTGTGCTACGTAAAGTTACACCGGAGGATGCTCCGCACATCTCTGATGTAATAATGACAGCATTGTTGTCTATGTTCAACTCGAATTCTTGCAAAGCCGAGGGTGTACAAGAGGATGCTCTTATGGCTGTTTCGACTCTAGTCGAAGTCCTTGGAGAAGGTTTCTTGAAGTACATGGATGCATTCAAACCATATCTCTGTCTTGGCTTAAAGAATCATGCAGAATATCAAGTTTGTTGCGCCGCTGTTGGTCTGACCGGAGACATTTGTCGGGCCCTAAAAAACAAAATGTTACCCTATTGCGATGAGATCATGACCCTCTTGCTGGAAAATCTTGGCAATAATTCGGTCAATCGTTCCGTGAAGCCTCAAATCTTCTCCGTTTTCGGTGATGTCGCTCTCAGTATTGGTCCTgaattcaagaaatatttggaTGTGGTACTTCAAACATTGGCTCAGGCTTCTCAAGCAAATGTAGATAGAAGCGATTACGATATGATCGATTATCTGAACGAATTACGAGAGGGCGTCCTTGAAGCTTATACTGGTATAGTGCAAGGACTGCGCGGTGATGTATCGAATCCTTGCCCAGATACAGCAATTGCTCTGGTAGAGCCGCACGTGCCCTTCATTATCCAGTTCATCACGTCGATAGCACAGGACCGTGAGCATTCTGAAGGCAATATTGCAGCTTCTGTAGGCTTGCTTGGTGACCTCGTCACCGTGTTTGGAGTAAAACTCTTGCCGATGGTAGAAACTGAACCACTTACGGAGTTCTTAACCAAGGCTAGACGATCACGTACTGAGAAGACTAAAACTTTGGCTAACTGGGCTGCTAAAGAGATTCGGAAGCTCAAGAATGTTGCTAACTCTACGTCCAGTTGGTGA